From Oncorhynchus keta strain PuntledgeMale-10-30-2019 chromosome 25, Oket_V2, whole genome shotgun sequence, one genomic window encodes:
- the LOC118358006 gene encoding LOW QUALITY PROTEIN: G kinase-anchoring protein 1-like (The sequence of the model RefSeq protein was modified relative to this genomic sequence to represent the inferred CDS: deleted 2 bases in 1 codon) produces MASAMISVHTTASRFALLQVDSDSDSDLESGKTRGGRDSGKGRPGKATEGKSTASNGKKEKRKKKREQQQSEANELRSLAFKKLPQKSSAPPSLSLQGVANELLHPAAGDQSMPPEGWQQWKQRDYQLTSELYEADLEKALIMSKLEFEEHKQDDDGTDTPSPKSRGGGGGGGAAAGKKDKKKSQQGKDKKMTVSLKDFQAEGDQLSKKQEKEETKLPTPPEDKFFNKLEDDVSKIVQQEKRREQFSNSTDAEVTTSTEHEPDPRTEQLKDDLEKKDQEIEKLKKVISQWEVKYKEVKARNSQLLKMLQQGEMKDKAEILLQVEELLNIKEELSSQVTSLHASLEQEKSKVKGLQTDQPKHHQGNRKGKKGSESDL; encoded by the exons ATGGCATCAGCAATGATCTCCGTCCACACCACAGCTTCTCGCTTTGCCCTGCTTCAGGTTGACTCTGATTCGGACTCCGATTTGGAGTCAGGAAAGACCAGAGGTGGCCGGGACTCTGGAAAGGGTCGGCCTGGGAAGGCAACTGAGGGGAAATCCACCGCGAGCAACGgcaagaaggagaagaggaagaagaagcgAGAGCAGCAACAGAGCGAGGCCAATGAG TTAAGGAGTCTTGCCTTTAAGAAGCTCCCTCAGAAGTCCTCTGCCCcg ccctccctgtctctgcagGGTGTGGCCAATGAGCTACTCCATCCCGCAGCAGGGGACCAATCCATGCCCCCGGAAGGCTGGCAGCAATGGAAACAGAGGGACTACCAG TTAACGAGTGAGCTGTATGAGGCAGACCTGGAGAAGGCACTGATTATGAGTAAACTGGAGTTTGAGGAGCACAAACAG GATGATGACGGAACAGATACTCCCTCTCCCAAgtccagaggaggaggaggaggaggaggagcagcggCAGGGAAGAAAGACAAGAAGAAGAGCCAGCAGGGAAAAGACAAGAAGATGACAGTGTCTCTGAAGGACTTCCAGGCAGAGGGGG ATCAGCTTAGTAAGAAGCAGGAGAAAGAG GAGACCAAACTGCCCACACCTCCAGAAGACAAGTTCTTCAACAAGCTTGAGGATGACGTTAGCAAAATTGTACAGCAGGAAAAAAGACGGGAGCAGTTTTCTAACAGCACTGACGCCGAGGTCACGACTTCAACAGAGCATGAACCG GACCCCCGAACTGAGCAGCTAAAGGACGACTTGGAGAAGAAAGACCAAGAAATCGAGAAGTTAAAGAAGGTCATTTCACAATGGGAG GTGAAGTACAAAGAAGTGAAAGCCAGAAACTCCCAGCTCCTGAAGATGTTGCAGCAGGGAGAGA tGAAAGATAAAGCAGAGATCCTATTGCAGGTGGAAGAGCTTCTAAATATCAAAGAGGAGCTGTcttcacag GTGACATCACTACATGCCTCACTTGAACAGGAGAAGTCGAAAGTGAAAGGTTTGCAAACAGATCAGCCAAAACACCATCAG GGAAACAGGAAGGGGAAAAAGGGTTCAGAGTCTGATCTATGA